One genomic region from Mycobacterium basiliense encodes:
- a CDS encoding carboxymuconolactone decarboxylase family protein, with amino-acid sequence MRLPPLPADRWDEAVQRALSGMLPPERCNPRDAGNALSTFANHPALAKAFLRFNTHLLFASTLPPRVRELAILRVAHRRACGYEWNHHVLLAQRAGVSDDEIAALRRGDAADDFERAVLAGVDELDAKSELSDETWAALGERLDDRQRMDYVFTVGCYALLAMAFNTFGVQLERD; translated from the coding sequence ATGCGCCTGCCGCCGCTGCCCGCCGACCGATGGGATGAGGCTGTCCAACGCGCGCTGTCCGGCATGCTGCCCCCAGAACGGTGCAATCCGCGCGACGCGGGCAACGCACTGTCGACATTTGCCAATCATCCCGCCCTGGCCAAGGCGTTCCTGAGGTTCAATACCCACCTGCTGTTCGCATCCACGCTGCCGCCTCGCGTTCGCGAACTCGCCATCTTGCGGGTCGCCCATCGTCGCGCCTGCGGCTACGAGTGGAACCACCACGTCTTGCTGGCGCAACGAGCGGGGGTTAGCGACGACGAGATCGCCGCGCTTCGCCGCGGCGATGCTGCCGACGACTTCGAACGAGCGGTGCTTGCCGGCGTCGACGAACTCGATGCGAAGTCGGAGCTGTCCGACGAAACCTGGGCCGCGCTCGGCGAACGCCTAGACGACCGGCAGCGCATGGACTACGTCTTCACGGTCGGCTGCTATGCGCTACTGGCCATGGCCTTCAACACTTTTGGCGTGCAGCTCGAACGCGACTGA